One Urechidicola croceus genomic window, TAATGCATTGGTTGACATACTTGGTTCCTTCTTTCCTTTGTTTCAAATTAAATTTATAAAAATCCTATTTTTCTTAGTGCTATTTTTAACATTAGCTTTGATTAATATCAAAGGAATTAAAGAAGGTATTCTGTTTGTAAAAATAATTACGCTCATAAAAATAATACCTCTATTGGTTATTGTATTTGTTGGATTTTTTGACATTAATATTAAAAATCTTTATATTGAATCTATTCCAACTTTAAAAGATTTGGGTGAAATTTCTCTAATACTTTTTTTCGCATTCCAAGGAGCAGAATCGGCTTTATCCATAAATGGTGAAGTTAAAAACCCCCAAAAATCTATACCAAGAGCAATATTTATAAGTGTTTTTATTATACTAATTACTTACATCTTAATTCAGACAGTTGCACAAGGAGTATTAGGAAGTTCATTAGTAGCTTATCAAGAAAATCCTTTAGGAGAATTGGCAAACCAAATTTTTGGACCTATTGGTTTAACTTTAGTCACAATTGGTGCAGGCATTTCAATTTTTGGCGCTTTAAGCAGTTCATTATTAAGTACTCCCAGAATATTATATAGTGCTTCTATAGACAAAGTGATACCAATTAGCATAATCTCTAAAGTACATTCAAAATATTTAACTCCATATATTGCAATTGCTATTTATAGCTTTGTCGCATTTTTATTTGCAACTTTTGGAGGTTTCAAACAATTAGCAATTATCTCAAGTGGAGCCATATTAATTATCTATTTGGCTGTTTCTCTTGCGGTAATAAAGTTAAGAATAAAAGAAAAAAAGAATTCAAAACTCGAAACTTTTAGAATTCCTGGTGGTTATACGGTTCCTATCCTTTCAACAATAATTATTCTATATTTTCTTTCAAACTTGTCTAAGAATGAAATGATTGTAACTGCAATATTCATTATTGTTCTAAGTCTTATTTATTTAATAATTAACATTTTTAAAAAGAAAAATATATGATCAAATACTTCATGAAAATCTGTAAAACTTTTTTATATGAAGATAAAATTAAGAAAAGTCTAGCACTTTATTAAAACAAATAGAAGATGAATAAAAACAACTATTATGAAAAAAGTAATTTTAATACTCGTTATTTTCAGTGTTTTCTACGTAAAAGCACAAGATAAACCCTCTCCAATCTTATTTATTTATGATGCAAGTGGTTCGATGTGGGGAGAATTAGATGGTAAAACTAAAAAAGAAATTGCTTCAGAAGTTTTATCTACTACCGTTAGTAATTTACCAAACAATCAAAATATTGGACTTATTGCTTATGGCCACAGAAAAAAAGGTGATTGTAGTGATGTAGAATATTTAGTAGACATAAATAACAATTCAAAAACAAAAATTAATTCAGTAGTAAAAGAAATCAATCCATTGGGTAGAACACCATTGGCATATTCAACAACACAAGCCATAAACTCTTTACGAGATTCAAATACCAAAGCCACCATAATTTTAATAACAGACGGAATAGAATCTTGTGATGGTAATATTTGCGATGTTGTTACAAAAGCAAAAGCCGAAGGCATAGATTTTAAATTACATATTGTTGGATTTGGATTGAAAGATGGAGAAACTGAGCAACTTAAATGTGCTGCAAATGCAGGAGATGGCAACTATTATGATGCGTCAGATGCCAGTGCTTTGAGTGAAGGGCTTGCCGAAGCAACATCACAAACAATAGACGATGCTCCAGGAAATTTTAGCGTTTACACTGTAAAAAATGGTAAACCAGTTGATGCATTAGTTAAAGCTTACAAAGTCGGTACAAATGAAGAGGTAGATGGTAGGAGAACATATGGAGATACTGTGTTCTTATCACTACCACAAGGAAGATATGATTTTAAAGTAAGTGCTTTAGAAAATAGTAGAGTTGAACCAATAACTGTAACTAATTTACAATCTTATAATGATAAAATATCACATCAAACTATTTCTTTTGACGGTGGAAAAATAAACCTAATAACACTAAATAATAACGAAGGTTGGGACTGCACAAGTAAAGTAATTAACCAAGAAGGAAAAGTAGTTGGTGGAAGCAGAACGTATGGAAGACCAAAACTTATAGAAGTAAACCCTGGTGTTTATAATGTAGAAATTTCTGCTTTAGTAATGAAAGGTCTTCAAACAACATTCATATTTGAAAATGTTACAGTAAAATCTGGAGAAACAGTGGACATCTCACATAATTTTAAAACTGGTAAAGCTATTATTGGTATTAAAAGTGATGATGATGTACTACTAGATGCTCTTATAAGTATTTTAGATAAGAGTTATGGAAAAAATATAACTGGTGGAAGAAGTTACACATCACCAAGTAGTAATCCAAAAGAATTTATACTAAATCCTGGGATATATGAAGTTAATATAAAACCGGTATTAAAAAAATATAATGGTAGATTTAAAACATTTACGATTGAAGTGAAACAAGGTGAAACAACTGAAAAAATGGTGAGATTTTAACTAAAGAACAACAACAAACCTATGATAAAATTCTTTAGAAACATCCGGAAAAACCTTCTCAACGAAGGCAAAACTAGTAAATATTTTAAATATGCTATTGGTGAAATTGTACTTGTTGTGATTGGTATATTGATAGCATTGAGCATTAATAATTGGAATCAAAATAGAATTTCAAATAATGAAGAACAAACTATTTTAAAAAATATTCATAGTGAGTTTTTACAGAATAAAGAAGTAATAGATTCAACCTTTGAAGCATTAGATGAAGGTTTTAATTCATCAAAAATTATTATGTCTCTTTTTGGTGAAAAAAATGAGATTATTAGCAATCACAATATTGATAGCCTCATATTCAACGCTTTAGAAACAGGTTCGTTTAGACCTTCAGAAAACACAATTTCAGACCTTTTACAATCAGGCCGTTTACAATTATTACAAAATGAAAAATTAAAGCATTTAATATATCAATGGACACGAAGTATAAAAACTTCTGATGTTAGATTTGAAAGAGTAGAACAAAAAATCGACAACGAATTAGTTCCATACCTATCTAAAAATTATGCACTAAAAGATATTGATATGTATGGAGAACTCGAATGGAAAAATAAGACACTTTTAAAAATTGATAAATATAAAATATTTAAAGATATAGAATTTGAAAATATATTAGATGATTATATGTATAGAACTCTAAGTTCAAAAAACGGGTTAAATGAACTAACAATAATTATAAATGATATTTTAAAAGAAACTGAAGCCAAAAATGACTAAACCCGAACTCTACTTCCCTACTGATATTGAATGGCGAAAATGGTTGCACCAAAATCATGAAACCCATATAGGTGTTTATTTAATTTTCTACAAAGTTGAAAGTGACAAGCCCAGTATGCGTTGGGAAGAAGCTGTAAAAGTGGCTTTATGCTATGGTTGGATAGATTCTACTGTAAAAAAACTTGACCACGAGCGTAGAAGACAAGCATTTACACCTAGAAAACCTAAAAGCATGTGGAGTAAACTAAACAAAGCCCATATCAAACATTTAATTGAAAATAATTTAATGCATCAAAAAGGGCATGAAAGTATTAAAATTGCAAAACAAAATGGTTCTTGGGATGCTTTAAATGATGTTGACAATGAAGTGATTCCTCCAATGTTGCAAAAAGCATTTAACAGCAATCCTCTAGCGTATGAGAACTACAAGAACTTTGCACCATCGTATCGTAGAGGGTATTTATATTGGTTATATGCCGCAAAACGAGAAACTACAATACAAAAACGTATAAAAGAAATCATAAAACTTTGTAAAGCCAATAAAAAACAACGAGATGGCGATTGGTAAATTTTATTTTTTGATTTTCCAAATATTGAATTAACTTAGGTGTGGTTATTTTTTATTATTACAAATAATCTCAATATCAAAGTCAAAAATTTAATATTATTCTTCATTTTTAGTTATTTTTACTTAATGAATTTTAATGAATTTTTAGAACATTCAAAAAGTATTGAGAAAGCATTTTTAGGAGGATTAGAATCTCAATTCAAATTAGCTCCAAAAATACGATTGAAATATTCTGAAGAAAAAATTAAATTAAACAACCCTAAAAAAGCGTCTGTATTAGCACTATTTTATCCTGATTTACATCAAGAAACTAGATTTTTACTCACTTTAAGAGCAAGTTATAATGGAACTCATTCAGCCCAAGTAAGTTTTCCAGGAGGTAAAATCGAAAAGCTAGATCCTAATTTAATGCATACTGCAAAAAGAGAAACATTTGAAGAAGTTGGTGTTAAAATTGAAGATATTAAAATTTTAAAACAATTAACTGATGCATATATACCACCAAGCAACTTTTTAGTAACACCTTTTATGGGTCAATTAAATTACACTCCAACATTTAATATCAATAATGAAGTTGAAAAAACTATTGAAGTAAAACTATCTGATTTATTGAATGATTCAAATGAAATTACCAAAAAAATAACGACTTCTTATATGTCAAATATTGAAGTTCCATGCTTCAAATTTAACGACTATATAGTATGGGGTGCAACTGCAATGATGCTAAGTGAAATCAAAGATGTATTAAAATCACTTTAAAAGATTAATATTTCGTAAATTTGCATCCGCTAATTAAGTAAATTATATGGTACTCTTTAAGAGAAATCCTTTTGGACACATTTTATTAATAAAAAAATGGATAATTCGAATTTTTGGAATTATATCACATGGCCGTTATAGAAGGTTTAACGATTTACAAATAGAAGGATCTGAAATAATTAGAGATTTACCTAAAACAAATGTACTATTTGTTTCTAATCATCAAACTTATTTTGCTGATGTTGCAGCAATGTTTCATGTTTTTAATGCGTCATTAAAAGGAAGGGTAGATTCTATCAAAAATATAGGATATATATGGAATCCTAAATTAAACATATATTATATAGCTGCATCAGAAACGATGAAATCTGGTTTGTTACCAAAAATATTTGCTTATACAGGTTCAATATCCATACAAAGAACTTGGAGAAGCGCTGGAAAAGATGTTAATAGACAAGTAAAAATGTCGGATATTTCTAACATAGGAAAAGCTCTAGACGATGGTTGGGTTATTACTTTTCCTCAGGGTACAACAACGCCTTTCAAACCAATCCGTAGAGGGACAGCACATATTATTAAAACTTACAAACCAATAGTAATTCCTATTGTTATTGACGGTTTTAGACGTTCATTTGACAAAAAAGGACTTGCTATTAAAAAACGTGGTGTACTTCAGTCAATGGTAATAAAACCACCTTTAGAAATTGATTATGAAAATGACTCTATTAAAGATATCATTACTCAAATAGAATATGCTATTGAGCAACATCCATCTTTCCTAAAGGTAACTCCTATTGAAGAATATCAAAAATATGAAGAAGAATTAAACAAAAAACGTAAGTTTTGGGGTTAAGTTTATCCTAACCATGCATTCATCATCCAAACTGTTTTTTCTTGTTCTGATATAAAGTCACTCATCATAGAATTTGTTCCTTCATCATTCACATCAGCAGCCTGATCAAGTATAACACGTTCAATTTTCAATAATTCTGATAACGAGTCAACAATTACTTGAACAGCTTCAACATCGTTGGAAATATTTTTTGCCACAGGAACTTTAGATAATTTAGAGTAATCCTCAAAAGTGTGAAGTGGTGTTCCTTGAAGTGTTAAAATTCGTTCTGCAATTAAATCAACTTTCATTTGTGAGTCTGTATACAATTCTTCAAACTTTACATGTAATTCAAAAAAATTTTTTCCTTTTATATTCCAATGCAAACCCCTAAGGTTTTGATAATACACTTGAAAATTAGCTAATAAATTATTTAAATCACCTACCAATTCATTTGTTGCAGTCTTGTTTAAACCTCCTAATATTGTTTTTTTCATTTGTTCTAATCTATTTAAATTAATTTCTACTACAAATTTAGTGGTTATTTAACGCCCAATACTATAATTATAATTGATTAATTTAATATCTTTATCGTCAAAAACTATAAATGACTATAACTCAATTAAAATATGTACTTGCAGTTGCCGAATATCAAAACTTCACTGTTGCATCCGAACACTGTTTTGTTACGCAACCAACTTTAAGTATGCAAATACAAAAACTTGAAGATGAACTTGATATACAGATATTTAATAGAAATAAAAAACCTATTCAACTAACAGAAATTGGACTAAAAATTGTTGAGCAAGCCAAAACTATTGTTGATGAAAGTAATAG contains:
- a CDS encoding APC family permease, with the protein product MMKKEKGLKRSIGVLGLSANIINIIIGAGIFALPAIVAAGLGSASIFAYLFCGVLIILVMLCFAEVGSKISHPGGTYAYIEESFGKYAGFIIAILFIISMISSDAAIANALVDILGSFFPLFQIKFIKILFFLVLFLTLALINIKGIKEGILFVKIITLIKIIPLLVIVFVGFFDINIKNLYIESIPTLKDLGEISLILFFAFQGAESALSINGEVKNPQKSIPRAIFISVFIILITYILIQTVAQGVLGSSLVAYQENPLGELANQIFGPIGLTLVTIGAGISIFGALSSSLLSTPRILYSASIDKVIPISIISKVHSKYLTPYIAIAIYSFVAFLFATFGGFKQLAIISSGAILIIYLAVSLAVIKLRIKEKKNSKLETFRIPGGYTVPILSTIIILYFLSNLSKNEMIVTAIFIIVLSLIYLIINIFKKKNI
- a CDS encoding vWA domain-containing protein, yielding MKKVILILVIFSVFYVKAQDKPSPILFIYDASGSMWGELDGKTKKEIASEVLSTTVSNLPNNQNIGLIAYGHRKKGDCSDVEYLVDINNNSKTKINSVVKEINPLGRTPLAYSTTQAINSLRDSNTKATIILITDGIESCDGNICDVVTKAKAEGIDFKLHIVGFGLKDGETEQLKCAANAGDGNYYDASDASALSEGLAEATSQTIDDAPGNFSVYTVKNGKPVDALVKAYKVGTNEEVDGRRTYGDTVFLSLPQGRYDFKVSALENSRVEPITVTNLQSYNDKISHQTISFDGGKINLITLNNNEGWDCTSKVINQEGKVVGGSRTYGRPKLIEVNPGVYNVEISALVMKGLQTTFIFENVTVKSGETVDISHNFKTGKAIIGIKSDDDVLLDALISILDKSYGKNITGGRSYTSPSSNPKEFILNPGIYEVNIKPVLKKYNGRFKTFTIEVKQGETTEKMVRF
- a CDS encoding DUF6090 family protein; translation: MIKFFRNIRKNLLNEGKTSKYFKYAIGEIVLVVIGILIALSINNWNQNRISNNEEQTILKNIHSEFLQNKEVIDSTFEALDEGFNSSKIIMSLFGEKNEIISNHNIDSLIFNALETGSFRPSENTISDLLQSGRLQLLQNEKLKHLIYQWTRSIKTSDVRFERVEQKIDNELVPYLSKNYALKDIDMYGELEWKNKTLLKIDKYKIFKDIEFENILDDYMYRTLSSKNGLNELTIIINDILKETEAKND
- a CDS encoding YdeI/OmpD-associated family protein, which produces MTKPELYFPTDIEWRKWLHQNHETHIGVYLIFYKVESDKPSMRWEEAVKVALCYGWIDSTVKKLDHERRRQAFTPRKPKSMWSKLNKAHIKHLIENNLMHQKGHESIKIAKQNGSWDALNDVDNEVIPPMLQKAFNSNPLAYENYKNFAPSYRRGYLYWLYAAKRETTIQKRIKEIIKLCKANKKQRDGDW
- a CDS encoding NUDIX hydrolase, encoding MNFNEFLEHSKSIEKAFLGGLESQFKLAPKIRLKYSEEKIKLNNPKKASVLALFYPDLHQETRFLLTLRASYNGTHSAQVSFPGGKIEKLDPNLMHTAKRETFEEVGVKIEDIKILKQLTDAYIPPSNFLVTPFMGQLNYTPTFNINNEVEKTIEVKLSDLLNDSNEITKKITTSYMSNIEVPCFKFNDYIVWGATAMMLSEIKDVLKSL
- a CDS encoding lysophospholipid acyltransferase family protein, producing the protein MVLFKRNPFGHILLIKKWIIRIFGIISHGRYRRFNDLQIEGSEIIRDLPKTNVLFVSNHQTYFADVAAMFHVFNASLKGRVDSIKNIGYIWNPKLNIYYIAASETMKSGLLPKIFAYTGSISIQRTWRSAGKDVNRQVKMSDISNIGKALDDGWVITFPQGTTTPFKPIRRGTAHIIKTYKPIVIPIVIDGFRRSFDKKGLAIKKRGVLQSMVIKPPLEIDYENDSIKDIITQIEYAIEQHPSFLKVTPIEEYQKYEEELNKKRKFWG
- a CDS encoding Dps family protein; its protein translation is MKKTILGGLNKTATNELVGDLNNLLANFQVYYQNLRGLHWNIKGKNFFELHVKFEELYTDSQMKVDLIAERILTLQGTPLHTFEDYSKLSKVPVAKNISNDVEAVQVIVDSLSELLKIERVILDQAADVNDEGTNSMMSDFISEQEKTVWMMNAWLG